A region of Geobacillus sp. 46C-IIa DNA encodes the following proteins:
- a CDS encoding YidH family protein, producing the protein MEKEQRQTTEDSKYIQQHLANERTFLAWIRTSIAVVGIAFLVINLHEKSTSSALSTVIVQWIGALAVVISICTIIFSTASYVIKTKQINEQTFRPSRPLIWFLAALLLLITGLFGYYFFSLL; encoded by the coding sequence ATGGAAAAGGAACAACGACAGACAACGGAGGATTCGAAATATATTCAACAACATTTGGCGAACGAGCGGACCTTTCTCGCTTGGATTCGCACGTCGATCGCGGTGGTCGGGATCGCGTTTTTGGTTATCAATTTGCATGAAAAGTCAACGAGCAGCGCATTGTCTACGGTGATTGTCCAATGGATCGGAGCATTGGCGGTCGTTATTTCCATCTGCACCATTATTTTTTCGACTGCTAGTTATGTTATAAAAACAAAACAAATTAATGAGCAGACATTCCGACCGTCACGTCCGTTAATTTGGTTTTTAGCGGCCTTGTTGTTGTTGATTACCGGATTGTTCGGTTACTATTTTTTCAGCTTGCTTTGA
- a CDS encoding PAS domain-containing sensor histidine kinase — protein MRFLDRIFTYIQDGIIVMDHERTIVEMNPAAKRLTGWQLGEKVPYCSFCQKRDVRQGEERCYLISTEEVPYFLSEMPTYHGHLIDVEMSTALILEQDGAKYYLLVLRDQTVKKKEEEVLHSKWMVKKLTEAKEEEHKRLAQELHDGVGQSLYSISIALDNIIQRIQDEKLHAYVKEVREELGRVMEDVKLYAQQLRPKSLDALGLVPTIQSLIHSFQSKMPNMSFSLQTNVYMRLSPTVEINLYRVIQEALHNVMKHAKATDVCITIERVGQELHVSIKDNGVGFEVEEKREGLGLKHIQERISHLGGETIITSSPMKGTTIFVCVPIEGSEEDESVNRR, from the coding sequence ATGAGATTTTTGGATAGAATTTTTACTTACATTCAAGACGGGATCATTGTAATGGACCATGAGCGAACAATTGTCGAAATGAATCCAGCTGCTAAGCGACTCACTGGATGGCAACTTGGCGAAAAAGTACCATATTGCTCGTTTTGTCAAAAGCGTGATGTACGTCAAGGCGAAGAGCGATGTTATTTAATTTCCACTGAAGAAGTGCCGTATTTTTTATCTGAAATGCCAACTTATCATGGACACTTAATTGATGTGGAAATGAGCACAGCGCTTATCCTTGAGCAAGACGGTGCAAAATATTATTTGCTTGTACTTCGTGACCAAACGGTGAAGAAAAAAGAAGAAGAAGTACTGCATTCCAAGTGGATGGTGAAAAAACTAACAGAGGCAAAAGAGGAAGAACATAAACGTCTCGCACAAGAATTGCACGACGGTGTTGGTCAGTCACTCTACAGTATTTCTATTGCTTTAGATAATATCATACAACGTATACAGGATGAAAAGTTACATGCATATGTCAAAGAGGTGCGCGAAGAACTTGGCCGTGTCATGGAGGATGTGAAGCTATATGCGCAACAACTTCGTCCGAAAAGTTTAGACGCACTTGGGCTCGTTCCGACCATTCAATCGCTCATTCATTCATTTCAATCAAAAATGCCAAATATGTCGTTTTCACTTCAAACGAATGTATACATGCGTTTGTCGCCAACAGTGGAAATTAATCTTTACCGTGTCATTCAAGAAGCATTGCATAATGTTATGAAGCACGCAAAGGCAACAGATGTATGTATAACAATCGAACGAGTGGGGCAAGAATTACACGTATCTATTAAAGATAACGGAGTTGGTTTCGAGGTTGAAGAAAAACGCGAAGGACTTGGCTTAAAACATATTCAAGAGCGTATTTCCCATTTAGGTGGAGAAACAATAATTACGTCTTCACCAATGAAAGGAACAACGATTTTTGTATGTGTACCAATAGAAGGGAGTGAAGAGGATGAAAGTGTTAATCGTCGATGA
- the cas4 gene encoding CRISPR-associated protein Cas4, whose protein sequence is MASGVQIHYYKVCKRKLWLFSKGIGMEEEHERVIEGKILHERAYPRLNEREILIDNEFKLDVLEDEYVREIKVSSKMAEADRFQMLYYLYELKKRGMYKKGLISYTKERKTEEVILTEEDEQKIEEARKDIYQILQRPSPPSLKRLPYCSKCAYYEFCYALEGDE, encoded by the coding sequence GTGGCAAGCGGTGTTCAAATTCATTATTACAAAGTGTGCAAACGGAAACTGTGGCTATTTTCCAAAGGGATCGGGATGGAAGAAGAACATGAACGGGTGATCGAAGGAAAGATTCTTCATGAACGAGCCTATCCACGTTTAAATGAAAGGGAAATTCTCATTGATAACGAGTTTAAGCTTGATGTATTAGAGGACGAATATGTTCGTGAAATTAAAGTTTCAAGCAAAATGGCGGAAGCAGATCGCTTTCAAATGCTGTATTATCTTTATGAACTAAAGAAAAGGGGAATGTATAAAAAAGGTTTGATCAGTTATACAAAGGAAAGAAAAACAGAAGAAGTGATTTTAACAGAAGAAGATGAACAAAAGATTGAAGAAGCACGAAAAGACATTTATCAAATTTTGCAGCGTCCCTCTCCCCCTTCTCTGAAAAGATTGCCGTATTGTTCGAAGTGTGCATATTACGAATTTTGTTATGCACTGGAAGGTGACGAATGA
- a CDS encoding MFS transporter yields MSKKIGIKENLYQFILLVVTNLFVGSMVGIERTVLPLLGEEQFGLASTSAALSFIISFGFSKAIVNYFAGQIADKFGRKRVLLLGWVVGLFVPILTIFAHAWWVIVFANILLGINQGLTWSMTVNMKIDISKANQRGTAVGLNEFAGYSGVAIMAAVSGYVASSYSLRPEPFYLGIGIVIIGILLSLIIKDTGQHLKIQIQDNATKTKSNNNLSSKEVFNLTTWKDKNLSSISFSGLATNLKDGMAWGLFPLYFTNAGLSVSQTGTIIAIYPAAWGFFQLFTGVLSDKVGRKKLITYGMWTQAFALWFILFVNRFSLWILGAILLGLGTAMVYPTLQAAIGDVASPNWRASSMGVYRFWRDSGYAFGALIAGIIADLLGVTWAIGTVALLPFLAGVYSRMRLDETLKTVAK; encoded by the coding sequence ATGTCTAAAAAAATCGGGATCAAGGAAAATTTATATCAATTTATTTTATTAGTCGTTACCAATTTATTTGTTGGATCAATGGTAGGGATTGAACGAACTGTTCTACCGTTATTAGGTGAGGAACAGTTTGGTTTGGCTTCTACAAGCGCAGCCCTTTCCTTTATCATTAGTTTTGGTTTTTCTAAGGCGATTGTAAATTATTTTGCGGGGCAAATTGCTGATAAGTTTGGCAGGAAAAGAGTTCTCTTGTTAGGTTGGGTCGTTGGTTTATTTGTACCTATTCTCACTATTTTCGCACATGCATGGTGGGTAATTGTATTTGCAAATATTTTGTTAGGTATTAACCAAGGACTGACTTGGTCAATGACAGTTAATATGAAGATAGACATTTCCAAAGCGAACCAAAGAGGAACAGCAGTAGGTTTAAATGAATTCGCGGGATATTCTGGTGTGGCAATCATGGCTGCAGTATCAGGTTATGTTGCTTCTTCCTACTCATTAAGACCAGAACCGTTTTATTTAGGAATCGGTATTGTCATTATTGGAATTTTATTATCTTTAATTATAAAGGATACTGGGCAGCATCTAAAGATTCAAATTCAAGACAATGCCACAAAAACTAAGAGTAATAATAATTTATCCTCCAAAGAGGTATTTAACTTAACAACATGGAAAGATAAAAACCTTTCCAGTATTAGTTTTTCTGGATTGGCAACGAATTTGAAAGATGGGATGGCTTGGGGGCTCTTTCCTTTATATTTTACTAATGCAGGTTTAAGTGTTAGCCAAACAGGTACAATAATAGCCATATATCCAGCCGCATGGGGATTTTTTCAGTTGTTTACGGGAGTATTGAGTGATAAAGTCGGAAGGAAAAAATTAATTACCTATGGAATGTGGACACAAGCATTTGCCCTTTGGTTTATCTTATTTGTTAACCGTTTTTCTTTATGGATTTTAGGTGCTATTCTTTTAGGTTTGGGTACAGCAATGGTTTACCCAACTTTGCAAGCAGCAATTGGTGATGTTGCATCACCTAACTGGCGCGCATCTTCAATGGGAGTGTACCGTTTTTGGAGAGATAGTGGTTATGCGTTCGGTGCGTTAATTGCTGGAATAATAGCAGATTTATTAGGAGTGACATGGGCAATCGGGACAGTGGCCTTGCTACCGTTTCTTGCTGGAGTCTATTCACGTATGCGGCTGGATGAAACTTTGAAAACAGTGGCAAAGTGA
- the cas1b gene encoding type I-B CRISPR-associated endonuclease Cas1b — MLKDHYIFSNGRLKRKDNTIYFLDEKENKRSLPVHQIENLYVFGEVDFNSALLNLLSQHEVHLHIFNYYGFYAGTFCPRNRKVSGFTVVQQSAHYLDKGKRLYIAKMFLESAVHHMLRNIRRHKEKTGVCIHQIEEEAKKLDAASTVQELMGIEGRIRQHYYQSFNDILRQDFTFEKRTKQPPRDPLNALISFGNSLCYTTVLGEIYKTPLDPTVSFLHEPSTRRFSLSLDLAEIFKPLIVDPVIIASINNRIITNKHFDDIDGMVFLNEEGKKKFIIEWENKLATSIQHRKLKRKVSYRHFIRLECYKLIKHFIGDELYKPLKAWW; from the coding sequence ATGTTGAAAGATCATTATATTTTTTCGAACGGGCGGCTCAAGCGAAAGGACAATACGATTTATTTTTTAGATGAAAAAGAAAACAAGAGATCGCTTCCTGTGCATCAAATCGAAAATTTATATGTATTTGGGGAAGTAGACTTCAACTCCGCGTTGCTTAATTTGTTAAGCCAGCATGAGGTCCATTTGCATATTTTCAACTATTACGGGTTTTATGCAGGAACGTTCTGTCCACGAAACAGGAAAGTGTCCGGTTTTACTGTTGTGCAACAGAGTGCCCATTATCTCGATAAAGGAAAACGGCTATATATAGCAAAAATGTTTTTGGAAAGCGCTGTGCATCATATGTTGCGGAATATTCGCAGACATAAAGAGAAGACAGGGGTCTGTATCCATCAAATCGAAGAAGAGGCAAAAAAATTGGACGCAGCGAGTACCGTTCAAGAGTTAATGGGAATTGAAGGACGGATTCGCCAACATTATTATCAATCATTTAATGACATTTTGAGGCAGGATTTTACGTTTGAAAAGCGGACAAAGCAGCCTCCACGTGACCCGCTGAATGCTTTGATCTCATTCGGAAATTCACTGTGTTATACAACGGTATTAGGTGAAATCTACAAAACACCGCTTGATCCTACGGTTAGTTTTTTGCATGAACCGTCGACAAGGCGATTTTCATTAAGTTTGGATTTAGCCGAAATCTTTAAGCCATTGATCGTCGATCCGGTTATTATCGCTTCCATTAACAATCGGATCATTACCAATAAACATTTTGATGATATAGATGGAATGGTATTTTTAAATGAGGAAGGAAAGAAAAAGTTTATTATTGAGTGGGAGAATAAATTGGCTACATCCATCCAACATCGGAAGCTGAAAAGAAAAGTGAGTTATCGGCATTTTATACGATTGGAATGCTACAAGCTCATTAAACATTTCATTGGGGATGAACTATATAAACCGTTGAAAGCGTGGTGGTGA
- a CDS encoding TlpA disulfide reductase family protein produces MKKAAVVLVLLVLTGWAIYDAFLQKNNFEKKTGGMSSSQAVEGIEVGNRAPDFALRTLDGKEVRLSDFRGKKVIVNIWATWCPPCRAEMPDMQTFYEEYKNQGVEIVAVNLTKSEKNSEQVARFIETYGITFTVVLDEQGEVSQRYQAKAIPTSYVIDSEGIIRNKMIGPMSKEWMVEQMKQMD; encoded by the coding sequence TTGAAAAAAGCAGCCGTGGTATTGGTGCTTCTCGTGTTGACAGGATGGGCGATCTACGATGCGTTTTTACAAAAAAACAACTTTGAGAAAAAAACAGGAGGAATGAGCAGCAGCCAAGCAGTTGAAGGAATTGAAGTGGGAAACAGGGCGCCTGATTTTGCGTTGCGAACGCTTGACGGAAAAGAAGTGCGACTGTCCGATTTTCGTGGAAAAAAAGTGATTGTGAACATATGGGCAACATGGTGTCCGCCGTGTCGTGCGGAAATGCCGGATATGCAAACGTTTTATGAAGAATATAAAAATCAAGGAGTAGAGATTGTAGCGGTGAACTTGACTAAATCGGAGAAGAATTCGGAACAGGTGGCGCGCTTCATTGAAACGTACGGCATTACATTTACAGTGGTTCTCGATGAACAAGGGGAAGTATCTCAACGATACCAAGCCAAGGCGATTCCGACAAGCTATGTGATTGATTCAGAAGGAATCATCCGAAATAAAATGATTGGACCAATGAGCAAAGAGTGGATGGTGGAGCAGATGAAGCAAATGGACTAA
- a CDS encoding FAD/NAD(P)-binding oxidoreductase: MAGVHHVKVAIVGAGSAGISIAARLLRKNRELHGQVLLIDPSDKHYYQPLWTLVGGGAAKAEDTVREQASLIPEGAKWLKEAVETFSPEHNQLRTKEGSTIHYDYLVVAAGIQINWERIKGLKETIGRNGVCSNYSYDYVRSTWENIRHFRGGTAIFTQPSTPIKCGGAPQKIMYLADDYFRQSGVRDQTKIMFISGLPNIFAVKRYADTLEEVIQRKNIETKYRVDLVEIDGEEKKATFQHLDTNERFTLSFDMIHVTPPMGPPDFIAKSALADAGGWVDVDPYTLQHKTYKNVFGSGDCTNLPTSKTGAAIRKQAPVVAENLLALMRGKLLHARYDGYTSCPLVTGYNRLVLAEFDYDKNPHETFPFDQSKERFSMYIMKKHLLPIVYWDGMLKGLM, from the coding sequence ATGGCGGGTGTGCATCATGTAAAGGTTGCGATTGTTGGAGCAGGCTCAGCGGGGATTTCCATTGCGGCCCGTTTATTAAGAAAAAATCGTGAGTTGCATGGTCAAGTGCTGCTCATTGATCCATCAGATAAACATTATTATCAACCACTCTGGACACTTGTCGGCGGTGGCGCAGCAAAAGCAGAAGATACCGTACGGGAGCAAGCATCGCTGATTCCGGAAGGGGCAAAGTGGCTCAAAGAAGCTGTGGAAACGTTCTCTCCGGAACACAATCAGTTGAGAACGAAAGAAGGTTCAACGATTCATTACGACTATCTTGTCGTAGCGGCTGGAATTCAAATCAACTGGGAACGCATTAAAGGTCTAAAAGAAACGATTGGAAGAAATGGGGTTTGCAGCAACTATTCCTATGACTATGTCCGGAGCACATGGGAAAACATCCGCCATTTTCGCGGCGGCACGGCCATTTTTACTCAACCAAGCACGCCGATCAAATGTGGCGGCGCACCGCAAAAAATCATGTATCTCGCCGATGATTATTTCCGCCAGTCGGGTGTGCGTGACCAAACAAAGATCATGTTTATTTCTGGTTTGCCTAATATTTTCGCTGTCAAACGATATGCGGATACGCTTGAAGAAGTCATTCAACGGAAAAATATTGAAACCAAGTATCGCGTAGACTTAGTTGAGATTGATGGAGAAGAGAAAAAAGCAACGTTCCAACATTTAGATACCAATGAACGTTTTACGCTAAGTTTTGATATGATTCACGTTACACCTCCGATGGGCCCACCCGACTTTATTGCCAAAAGCGCATTAGCTGATGCTGGTGGGTGGGTGGATGTCGATCCGTATACGTTGCAGCATAAAACATACAAAAATGTGTTCGGTTCTGGCGACTGTACGAATCTGCCTACGTCCAAAACGGGAGCAGCCATCCGGAAACAAGCGCCGGTCGTGGCAGAAAACTTGCTTGCGCTCATGCGCGGGAAGCTGTTGCACGCTCGCTATGACGGTTATACATCGTGTCCGCTTGTAACCGGTTACAATCGACTTGTTTTGGCTGAATTTGATTACGATAAAAATCCGCATGAAACGTTTCCATTTGACCAGTCGAAAGAGCGATTCAGCATGTATATCATGAAAAAGCACTTATTGCCAATCGTGTATTGGGACGGGATGTTAAAAGGATTGATGTGA
- a CDS encoding rhodanese-like domain-containing protein encodes MLFRSFFDEQLAHMSYLVGCQRTGEAIVIDPGRNVDQYIDTAKKEGMRIVAAAETHIHADFVSGAKELAKRCGAKLYLSDEGDENWKYQYLDEVNHELVREGSVFTVGNVEFKVLHTPGHTPEHVSFILIDRGSGATEPMGIFTGDFVFVGDVGRPDLLEKAAGISGAADIGARQMFQSLKKFKALPDYLKVWPAHGAGSACGKALGAVPSSTVGYEKRTNWALKIEDEEEFVKRLLAGQPEPPKYFAMMKQVNKVGPKYLNEEEVPVLSTRKQLDEYQANGAFILDVRPPQEFANAHYAGSINIPFNKSFTNWAGWFINYDQDIVLIASQEDVQAIRKALAYIGLDRIVAYIEPVVALSGEVERYEEIDVQQLRQYLQDKHYHLIDVRNQAEWDEGYIEGAQHIMLGTLADRLNEIPEGKTYIVQCQSGARSAIGASILQAKGVKQVLNLKGGYLAWVQEKLPIARKA; translated from the coding sequence ATGTTATTTCGTTCATTTTTCGATGAGCAGCTGGCCCACATGTCTTACTTAGTTGGTTGCCAACGGACAGGGGAAGCGATTGTCATCGATCCAGGACGCAACGTAGATCAGTATATCGACACAGCCAAAAAAGAAGGAATGAGAATTGTTGCAGCCGCCGAAACACATATTCACGCAGATTTTGTCTCCGGTGCCAAAGAATTAGCCAAACGTTGTGGGGCAAAATTGTATTTGTCGGATGAAGGAGATGAAAATTGGAAATATCAATATTTAGATGAGGTTAATCACGAGCTTGTGAGAGAAGGAAGTGTCTTTACCGTTGGAAATGTCGAATTTAAGGTGCTTCATACACCAGGGCATACACCAGAGCATGTTTCGTTTATTTTGATAGATCGGGGCAGTGGCGCAACAGAACCGATGGGCATTTTCACCGGCGATTTCGTGTTCGTTGGTGATGTGGGCCGACCGGACTTGCTTGAAAAAGCAGCAGGGATTTCCGGCGCAGCGGACATTGGCGCTCGTCAAATGTTTCAATCGCTAAAAAAATTCAAAGCGCTCCCAGATTATTTAAAAGTATGGCCGGCGCACGGAGCAGGAAGTGCATGCGGGAAGGCACTTGGTGCTGTTCCTTCTTCAACGGTTGGATATGAAAAGCGGACCAACTGGGCGCTAAAAATTGAAGATGAAGAAGAGTTTGTGAAACGATTGCTTGCAGGGCAACCGGAGCCGCCAAAATATTTTGCCATGATGAAACAAGTGAATAAAGTTGGTCCTAAATATTTGAATGAAGAAGAAGTGCCAGTGCTGTCAACACGTAAGCAACTCGACGAGTATCAAGCAAACGGAGCATTTATTTTAGACGTTCGTCCGCCTCAAGAATTTGCGAATGCACATTATGCAGGATCCATCAACATTCCGTTTAACAAATCATTTACAAATTGGGCAGGTTGGTTCATTAACTATGACCAGGACATTGTGTTGATTGCAAGTCAAGAAGATGTACAAGCGATTCGCAAAGCGCTTGCTTATATTGGGTTGGACCGCATTGTTGCATACATTGAACCAGTCGTTGCATTAAGCGGTGAAGTAGAGAGATATGAAGAAATTGATGTGCAACAATTGCGTCAATATTTACAAGACAAGCATTATCACCTTATTGATGTGCGCAATCAAGCAGAATGGGACGAAGGATATATTGAAGGGGCGCAACATATTATGCTCGGCACGCTTGCGGATCGTTTAAACGAGATCCCAGAGGGAAAAACGTACATTGTTCAATGTCAATCAGGTGCACGTTCAGCAATTGGCGCCAGTATCTTACAAGCAAAAGGGGTAAAACAGGTGCTCAATTTAAAAGGTGGGTATTTAGCGTGGGTGCAAGAAAAACTTCCAATTGCCAGAAAAGCATAA
- a CDS encoding M20/M25/M40 family metallo-hydrolase has protein sequence MLLSAHMDTVCSFPPDPRPRVQREYAARFIRHFRADDRAGIAAILELMNVVRHSRFHGTLKIAFTVQEETGCLGSRHLDRDFLHDVDAAIVVDRRGTRDIVISNGSTPFCPDEYGQLFEQAGALAGMPDWKTTTGGLSDANVFASFGIPSVNLSVGYQNERT, from the coding sequence GTGCTTCTATCCGCCCATATGGACACGGTCTGCTCGTTCCCGCCTGACCCGCGCCCTCGTGTACAACGAGAATACGCTGCGCGCTTCATCCGGCATTTTCGCGCTGACGACCGCGCGGGCATTGCGGCGATCCTCGAACTGATGAATGTCGTCCGTCATTCCCGATTCCACGGCACACTGAAAATCGCCTTTACCGTCCAAGAAGAAACCGGCTGCCTTGGTTCGCGCCATCTCGACCGCGACTTTTTGCACGACGTTGATGCCGCCATCGTCGTTGACCGCCGCGGCACCCGCGACATCGTCATCTCCAACGGTAGCACACCGTTTTGCCCGGATGAATACGGGCAATTGTTCGAACAAGCCGGAGCGCTCGCCGGCATGCCCGATTGGAAAACAACGACAGGCGGCCTAAGCGATGCGAACGTATTCGCCTCCTTCGGCATTCCATCCGTCAATTTGTCTGTCGGCTACCAAAACGAACGTACCTAA
- a CDS encoding IS630 family transposase — MSLFGAVSIHDGETVLHQTTAAHAATFLDFLRMLKERNPDRLMILVLDHARIHHAKMVKEFLPKEGQCFHFIYLPPYSPQLNPIERLWKWRKDTVRANVFHKDRHDIIQAIIRFVHYIHERPEEVLQRLGCAG; from the coding sequence ATATCGCTGTTTGGCGCGGTCAGCATACACGATGGCGAAACGGTACTTCATCAAACGACCGCTGCCCATGCCGCGACGTTCTTGGATTTCTTGAGAATGCTCAAAGAGCGCAATCCGGACCGCCTCATGATCTTGGTGTTGGATCACGCCCGCATTCACCATGCCAAAATGGTCAAGGAGTTTTTGCCGAAAGAAGGGCAGTGTTTTCACTTTATTTACCTTCCCCCATATTCACCGCAACTGAATCCGATCGAACGCTTATGGAAATGGCGGAAAGATACAGTGAGGGCCAATGTGTTTCACAAAGATCGCCATGATATCATTCAAGCCATTATTCGGTTTGTCCACTACATCCACGAACGTCCAGAGGAAGTGCTGCAGCGCTTGGGGTGTGCAGGATGA
- a CDS encoding cytochrome c biogenesis CcdA family protein — MSAIFAFVAGALSFFSPCIFPLIPAYVAHLTGTKVAENKIQAGKREIVLRSLAFIGGFSVIFVLMGATASAIGQMLIQYRGLMEKLAGLFIIVFGLQMAGVLSFRLLMKEKRWDTSANKTRGWLSSVFVGMAFAAGWTPCVGLTLSSILLLASSMETLYSGMTLLLLYSLGLGVPFLFISLVMTKSLQIIKNVNRWIPVLAKVNGWLLVVLGGLLYTGQMTKISALLSSYSIFSF; from the coding sequence ATGTCAGCGATTTTCGCGTTTGTTGCAGGTGCTCTTTCTTTCTTTTCTCCTTGTATTTTTCCGCTTATTCCTGCTTATGTCGCTCATTTGACAGGGACGAAGGTGGCAGAAAACAAAATCCAAGCCGGAAAACGGGAAATTGTTCTTCGCTCCCTTGCTTTTATTGGCGGGTTCAGCGTCATTTTTGTGCTGATGGGCGCAACGGCAAGCGCGATCGGGCAAATGTTGATCCAATATCGAGGATTGATGGAAAAACTCGCGGGTCTATTTATTATCGTATTTGGGCTGCAAATGGCGGGTGTTCTCTCCTTTCGTCTGTTGATGAAGGAAAAACGTTGGGATACAAGCGCGAATAAAACGAGAGGGTGGCTCAGTTCTGTATTTGTCGGAATGGCGTTCGCCGCGGGTTGGACTCCTTGTGTGGGACTGACGCTGTCATCCATTTTGTTGTTGGCGAGTTCAATGGAAACGTTATATAGTGGAATGACACTTCTCTTGCTTTATTCTCTCGGATTGGGCGTCCCGTTTTTGTTCATTTCTCTCGTCATGACAAAATCATTGCAAATTATCAAAAATGTAAATCGCTGGATTCCGGTGTTGGCGAAAGTGAACGGCTGGTTGCTCGTTGTGCTTGGCGGGTTGCTTTATACGGGGCAGATGACGAAAATTAGCGCCTTGTTGTCAAGTTATTCGATCTTTTCGTTTTAA
- a CDS encoding response regulator transcription factor encodes MKVLIVDDHDLIRKGIRLLLEGFPDVEVVGEASNGCNAITLALKHHPDVVLLDLSMPTGLDGFTTAKTIMDELDTKIVVLTMHDEEIYVQKALQHNIHGYLLKNSQTNDLYKALKAVCRGERFYRTHIPQEKLEKIIMEKEPRSPLTNREREIVRLTFLGYTNNQIANKLKISPKTVESHKANIMQKLGIKEKHELIQYALKNQIADLV; translated from the coding sequence ATGAAAGTGTTAATCGTCGATGATCATGATTTAATTCGCAAAGGCATTCGTCTACTTCTCGAAGGGTTTCCAGATGTTGAAGTCGTTGGAGAAGCAAGCAACGGTTGTAATGCGATTACGCTCGCGTTGAAGCATCATCCTGATGTTGTTTTGCTAGACCTTTCTATGCCGACAGGACTTGATGGATTTACAACCGCAAAAACAATCATGGATGAACTGGATACCAAAATCGTTGTTTTAACCATGCACGATGAAGAAATATATGTGCAAAAAGCCCTTCAACATAACATTCATGGCTACTTGCTAAAAAATAGCCAAACGAACGATTTGTACAAAGCATTGAAGGCGGTATGTCGAGGAGAACGGTTTTACCGTACACATATCCCACAAGAGAAACTAGAAAAAATAATCATGGAAAAAGAACCGAGATCTCCTCTTACAAATCGTGAACGGGAAATTGTTCGGTTGACATTTTTAGGATATACCAATAATCAAATTGCGAACAAATTAAAAATCAGTCCTAAAACAGTTGAAAGTCATAAAGCGAACATTATGCAGAAGCTTGGTATTAAGGAAAAACATGAGCTCATTCAATACGCTTTAAAAAATCAGATTGCAGATTTAGTATAA
- the cas2 gene encoding CRISPR-associated endonuclease Cas2 codes for MFVIITYDVAEKRVNKVCKKLKEYLTWTQNSVFEGEISKSLLMKCMYELEMIIDKEEDSIYLYEVGNPKNIKKRVFGQEKNFDELFL; via the coding sequence ATGTTTGTTATCATTACGTATGACGTAGCGGAAAAGCGGGTCAACAAAGTTTGCAAAAAATTAAAGGAATATCTGACTTGGACGCAAAATAGCGTATTTGAAGGGGAGATTTCGAAAAGCCTGCTGATGAAGTGCATGTATGAATTGGAGATGATCATTGATAAAGAAGAAGACTCCATTTACTTATACGAAGTAGGAAATCCGAAGAATATAAAAAAGCGGGTATTTGGTCAGGAAAAGAATTTTGATGAGTTATTTCTTTGA